One Mus musculus strain C57BL/6J chromosome 2, GRCm38.p6 C57BL/6J genomic window, CAAGGAactaactaggaaaaaaaaaagagccacccTTTTGGAAAGTGGGAGGAATCTTGCTAGGACATCATGGTGAGCCCTAAAATGGAATGTTCTGTGCAGGGTGGATAACAATGATGGAACGAGAGACATCACTTGAAATAAACGAACGTCACTCGCCTTCACACGATGAGTCTTGGAAGCCATTTCGAACTGatgtggagggtgggggtgggggcggcgcCCCAGCACCAGGCCtgtcaggaggaagaggaggcctaGGCCCACTTCTGGGACTGTCCATTCCACTCCTGGATGGCAACTGAGGGGTGGCAGGCAGGGCCCGAGCTGTGCTTCCATTTCTGTTTattggaggtggtggtgggagggggcCTGGAGCAAAAGACAAGACATCTGGTGAAGCATTGGTCATCATCACTGTGCAAGGTGGAGTTCCTGCTGACTACACGCCCTTGGGctagggaaaaggagaaaaggtggACACGGATAGAAACATGAAGGGGATGTGTAAAGTCAGTGCATGTAATAGCAGCTAACGGGCTGTCTGGCTTCAAGTAACCACTGAGGCTGGGGACTAAACAGTGAAATTAGAAACAGATAACTATTTATATTGAGAACCATGTCATTGAAAAAGCATTTTACCCTGTTAAGGACTTACTGAACTAATTATTGCGATACCACAAAAGAATTGTTTAAAAGGAGTGAGATACTTATAAAGTTAGTTTAGGCCTTTAGAAAAATTAAgatttctagattttaaaaaatttaaaaccaggcagtggtggtgcgtgcctttaattccagcacttgggaggcagaggcaaggcagatttctgaggccagcctggtctacagagttccagaacagccagggctacacagagaaaccctgtctcaaaaccaatacacacacatatataataaaataaaaatgtaaattatttgtgcgtatatgtgtgcacacactatGTCACACATATGGAGTTCAGAGAGCAGCTTTAGAAAGTTTACTTTTGCCTTACATCTTCACCTGGAttccaggggtcaaactcaggtcgtcaggcatGGGCCACAAATATCCTTACTGGCTGAGCCCATTGCCTTGCTGGCTCCAGTACTAAGTTTTTACATGTACAgtattttcctctgtgtgtgtgtgtggttgtatgtatgtgtgagtgttggttgtgtttatgtgtgtgtggtgtgtgtgtagtatgtgtgtgggtgggtgggtagagaggcACAGGAAATGAGAAACCACTGATCTTACTCTCCCATTACAGACAGTAGGTGGTGGGTCCGGCTCCTGGGTATGCTCTTGGCAGTGGAGCGTGGGTCCCTGTCTACCAAGAATAAGGTAGTTGTCACCTTGGTCACAACAGTGCCAGGAGCAATAACTGAAAAGGCAAACTAAAAGTATTACATACaatccagcactccagaggcagagagaggtggatctctatgagtttaaggctagcctggtctacaaattgagttccaggctaaccagggTTACATGTgagggcctgtctcaaaaatacttagatataaaataaagatatatgtgtgtgtgtgtgtgtgtgtgtgtgtgtgtgtgtgtatacatatacatatacatatatatatatgtatgtgtgtgtgtgtgtgtattaccaaCACATTTGAAACCACTTTCTAAATAAGATGTACGTTTCCTCCTGAGCCTGGGGCTCCCGCAGCTCTCTGAGCCGAGCTACAGGCTTTTGTCCAGGTATTTGTTTCCACTGCTAGAAGTGCTCCTGACCTCTGAAcatgccacctctccagctcgcCTGCACTGTGGGCAGAGATGTAGACTCAGCCTGGcctagggagagggaaagagttcATTCCGGTTGTGATGTAACTGCTTTGTCTTTGGCATTATGGGCACTCTCATGGGGACTTACTTCCAACCAAGACAACCCAGCTTCCCATTAGGGAGCAGGGCCCGGTGGAAGATGAAAGTCTGCTTGCCTCTTAGACACAAACTATCTGGCCCCTTTCTTGAGAGGTCACGGCTCCACCATGACATTAGACCATCGGTATGGGGCAGCATACATGGCTTTACTCAGTTTTGTTTGAGACATTTGGGAGAGCAAGAGCAGGGTTTTAGAGAGGTGACATCCCCGCGTTGCCATACCTGATCTGCCTGGTGGATCCCTTACAGGAGGAGGGGGCCTCTcgctgggtgggggagggagaggcccTGAGCGTCCAGGTGAAGGCAATGGAGGTGCAGAGGACGTGAGGGACAGGTTCCGCTGTGGCAGCCTGGGGATCTCGTCGTtggaagctggaggcagaggagggggccCTGGCCGGCTGGgcggtggaggaggaggtggtgccTGCGAACCCAACCCAGGCCGCGGGGTGGAAGGCACTGGAGGTTTGCTGGTCtgtgaggggggagggggcaccGCTTCTCTGTGCATGGAGGGCCTGTTGCCCAcgggaggaggtggtggagggggCTTGTCATCCAAGGCTCggcttggggtggggggcaaAGGGGGCCTAGGAAACGGAGAGGAGGAGCCGGAGGGGTTCTGGCGCGCAGAGCCTGCTCCAAAAGCAGCACCTCGGTTCCCGGGAAAGGGGGGCCTGGGGGCTCCCAGCCCTGCTGGGGATCCCCGGTTGTGCAGACTCGACGGAACAGGTCTTGGCGTATTTGGTACCGGAGGGGGAAGGCTATCTGGTTTTGAGCCCACGTCAGGCCTCGGGGGAGGCATTCTGTTCCTGGGTGGCTCTGGGGGCCCACTCCTGTGGCCTGGGGAGGGTGCGGGAAACCTCCCCGGGCCACTCGGGGGTGAAAAGGGCTTGGCAGATGTGGCTCTTCCTCCCGGTGGCAAAATCGGTGGTCGGCTTCCTCCAGAATCTAAAGAACAAGAAAGCGGATACGGATTGAAAAGTGAGGAGCCCCCCAAAACCCAGAGGGCAAGGGTGCGTGCTGGCCCTTTCCCACTGAGCACTGATTACCAGTAACTAGTAGctttataataaaacaaattgttTGATATGTTGGTGTCCATCTCCTGGAGGCGGAGATATAGCtctatttatcaggcactggttTTACAGCCAGAGTTTCAAAAGCATGCAATACCGCATCACCTGCTATAGTTCTGGAAATGTCGCTGTGACTAGAAGACAGAACAGGGCAGCATGGAGAACCTTCTGCTTCTGCTAATGGCTGTCATGGATCTCCCTGAGCCCACTGCTcagatttgggggaaaaaaatgttcagtcaGCCATCTTAGGTGTGTGAATGGAGTTACTCCAAAgaaagtctctctctgtgtgtgagggtTTATCTAGtccctttgagaaaaaaaaaaaaaagttcaataaatgtgggtggggtggagtgggaagGATTTAGTGAAGAATTATgactacattaaaaataattagaaaggaAAACTTTGTATGAGTAAGAACTTCATTGCAAAGTAGGCAAGCGTCTTCTCAGGACTAGGCCAACCCTCAGTATTGGGAAGATGTAACAACTCTGTAACACTTGCTGAAACAAGTGTAGTGGAATTTGGTCACACTAAACTATGGTTTAAGGAGGGACTaagtgggggagagaggaggggctcTCAACAGCCTCTCCCCAAATTGGAAACCcaagttaattcttttttttaacattcatttatttttattttatgattatgggtgttttgccttcatgcacCAGATGTTTTACAGTGCccttgcaggccagaagagggtgttggatcctctggggTTAGAGTTACAGAGAACTGTCAGCTGCTAtgtggtgctgggactcaaggccaggtcctctgagagagcagccgCTGCTCTCAACacctgagctgcctctccagtccCACAAGGTCATTCTTGAAAAAAATGGTTACCATGGAAACATCTTCCACTTTAACCAGGAATTAAGTAACACACAAATATTTACCGCACACCCATTTTCCTAGATGTTAGAAACAGCTGGATgagcaaaataaaaacagttctctttcctgtcttttctgtTCTTATGGGAAACAAATGATATGCAAGTGAAGAAGCCTTGTCTAATAGTTGTTAGCACAGAAAGGAAGCTGACCGATCAAGAGTGCTCAGAGGGGCCAGGCCTGGTGGGGGAGCTGCAGACAGTGGTGCCCCTGAGGAGAGGTTGTGAGTGGAGGCCTAACAAGTAGCCAGCGTTGGGAAGACGAGGCAGTGCACACTTCAGGTAGAGGGAGTAGGTGGTATAATCCTGCCCACTGGCTTACGCTATGTCTTCCAAATTCACATAGAAGCTGAAGTTACCATCCACCTTAAAACAGCACAGGCCCCGAGCACTGACTTCAAAgccttcttcattttccttttgtttaatttttccgTCTTTGTTAAAAGCACCGAGTGCATGCATCTGTCAGCCGCCTGGCATCCTTTTGTGTGTTTCAGgggaataattttatatttgaacACAAGACTGGCAAGTTAGGACCTACAGCCAGCCACCTGAGGACCAGTGACTTCCCCTTTGGATAAGAGTGAGACTTTCATCCCAATACGGGAGATTACCTTCAAGCTGAGCATAACAGGCCTACTGGAAACCTACATGAACTCTGTGTTTAGGCATGGATGCCATCCTCAGGAAAGCTCATCACCGTCGCGCAATAGCCGAGACTGAAAATACAACCTTCAAGGATCTCAGATAAGGGCTGCATTATCTGTATTCAGAACACTGGCTTCTAATACCAAATGTCTGCCATGCAAAACACCTGTTGCTCTTTTAGTGAGGTCTGGAGCTGTGTCTTCTAGGACATGTTCCACAGTGTACTTGAAAATGCCTTCTGTGTGTTGCTATATATGGGTTGTCTGACAAAGGAAGCCGCACCCCCAGGTTACTGAGTAgagtctggggtgggggaggcaggtccgatcccttccttcttttccactCCCCATCCTTCCAGATCCACTTCACCCTTTAGAAAAGCACTGGAGGATGGGTTACCACGAGGATACTGTCCAAATATTACATAGCTCTGCAGGACTGCCTGGTCCTCACTGATAAAAAGCCCCACCTGATCCCTCATAAAACAGGGTGACATCTTCAACAGTGTAACTGTTTTAAAGGGCAGAGCCCCTGTTTAGAACATCAGAGAAAGAGCTCTATTTACCATTATCCCTGTTGGCGGTGGACCTCAGCTTCGGCATTCCAGCCTGGAATAGTCCTCCCAGTCCTGGAGGACCACCCCCTCCAAAATTTCCaccgctgcctcctcctcctcctcctcctccaccaccacctccgccGCCTCCACCATAGCCACCAGCACTGGCGCCGGCTCCCTTTGGTTCTGCAGATGAAGGGAAGATGCTTGAGAAAACGCAGGAGTATTTACCAGTCCTAACTAACTCCAGGAAGCTGTAGCACAGGAATGAAACAGGATGGGCTGACCCTGGGCACTTAAAATAAAGGGACGAAAATTTTCCTCTTACATTTTATACTTATTATTGGCACCAAGAAATTTTATCTGATTTAGCCACTTTGCtgtatattttcagttaaaaattacaaaaaaaggaTGACCTTTCATTTTCTAATAGGCACACGGTTTCAAATAATAAATGTTCCCCCTTCCTAAGAGCTGTGCcccttctttctgttttatataAATAATCACTTTGATGGCTGAACCTCCTTAACAATGTGGATTATCAATGTTGCTATGGTAACAGTGTTCTGATTTTAATGAGACCGCTTCTGTTCTGAAGCTAAATATTAACTATTAGGTtaccatagttttttttttttaatatttactgtAAAGGAAGATTCTTCTATTTTAGGCTTAAATATAATATGGAACCTTATCAAATACCTACTTAGCATTTACTTAGctgattatataatttttattgtttgataTTTAGTATAGATTTTAAATCTAGTATTAAAAATGGGATTATTTTTGGTCTTGGTCAATTACTCTTACTACTCTTTTTGCTTAGTGTTTTCTTATCATTAATGGTatatgtcattttctttcttatttttaaagatgtatttatttattttatctatatgagtatactgtagctgtcttcagacacatcagaagaggcaacggatcccattacaaatggttgtgagccaccatgtggttgctgggagttgaattcaggacctctggaagaagagacagcctgtgctctcaaccactgagccgtctctccagcccatgtgtcATTTTCTTATTTCTGGAACTCCTTGCTGACAGTTTGGGTGGCTGTCCTGCCCTTGATTAGAATGTTTACAGTGTCTCTGACCCTGCCCACTAGAAGCCTCCCATCTCTACCCAGGTAGAGAGGGCTAAGAGTGTCATCCAGGCTTGGCAGGTAGCTCAGCAGCAGAGCGCTTGCCTAACACGCTCTTGATTGTGGCTTTCATTCCCACGACAaagtgaaaacaagaaagaagaaacaaaacgcTCAGAAGACCATCTGGAGACATCACCACAGGTCCTCTGGGAAGCAGGATCATTCCCAGGTAGAAAGCACTGGTCTGTATATCACTTGTGTGTGCACTGCCTGGGCGACATTCTGGTATTAGGACGGTGGCAGTTTCATGACACCTAcaaaaaagctttcttttttccagcttGGGAAAGATTCATACAGCATTTGAATTAGCTGTTCATTGAAGACGGAAACACAGAACTTACCAATAAAAACCTTTTAAATGTGAAGTTTTTCAGAGAGAAACTAATCTTGGAAAgcttctgtctttttccttgcttATACAGGCTTCCAGAGTAAAGTCTGACAAATTAATGATTTCCTAGGAAATTAACTTCAGGATTTTAAAATGAGCCAAGCACCGTgaagcacacctgtaatctcatcaCTCACAGAAGGAGCCATCTGAAGCTGGCTCCGCACGGGGCTTCATTATTCTATCCCCAACTCAAAATCCATCTCAAATCTCTTTATCGACTTTGGgagatttcattttattcattaatgTGTTTTTCTAAATTAGCCATTAGTTCTCCATCTTCCTTACATGTACAGCTCTCCGCTGAAGATGTAGCTTGGTGAAGAATTGGTAAGGATTATTTTACCTAACACGCTAAACCCAAACACAGCAACAATTTCAGGAGTGTTTGTGACACTGCTTTACTATGAGGTTTAAAATTTCACTAACTTTTAACTATCAGTGGTATAACATTGTCCTCGCCATTCAAGTATTAGTCATTGCTGAATAAGacagaacaccacacacacacacacacacacacacacacacacacacacacacaggacacatttATGTGTGCTGTACTATCAGACACATCTATCAGCATTGTCTCCCTGGAGCGCCACCCATTGTTCATATAGGGAAGTGCTATATGGTTTAAATAGCCTTCAAGGCTCCCATGTGAgaaacctggtcctcagtgtgtCCATGAGAGAGGGTGTGTAACCTTTAGGAAACAGGAACTGGTGGGAAATAATGAGGCCATTGAAGGGGTTGGCTACTACCCTCAGAAGGAGCTACTATGGTTTCACAGGACTCTAGTTAGTTCTGAAAAGGGTTATCAAAAAACAGCAAGACTGTTTGCTCCCCAATCAGGGTTTCTGTCTTGCTTTATGGTCTGCCTTATGCCTTGACTTCTGACATTGTTGTGACACCATCCCCATGAGATCCTGATCAGAGCCAGGCCAATTCCAATGGCATACTCTCAAACCTCTAAACTATATATTAaataagtttcctttcttcatcaaatacttcgtatcaggtattttgttatagtaatagaaaatgggggctagagagatggctcagaggttaagagcactgaccgctcttccagaggtcctgaattcaattcccagcaaccacatggtggctcacaaccatctataatgggatctgatgccctcttttggtgtgtctgaagacagtgacagtgtactcatctgcataaaaaaataaatcttaaaaaaattaaaacaaacaaaaaaaagaaaacagactaaGAGAAAACAACTGAAATTGAGGATAGCTGACTGGCTTTAGGTCATTTGGTATATACAGCAGGACAGGGCTAAGTTATAAAGCTATCGTTCATAAGCCTTTGATAGAGCACCTAGGGAGGTTTTGCCTGCCATCAAATTCAAAACAGGCTGAATTCTGTTATTTGCAAGAGCCTGGACAGCAGTATAGGTATCCAGTTCAGCACAGGGCAACCAAGCATACAGTGGATTACATTTTGCTTCTGACAGATACTCACTCCTCAGCACCACTGAGCTGCTGGAGAGGAAAGGCTAGCATTATTTCCACACAATGGAAGATGGGCCTGGAAGACTCTGAGGAGTTTCCACTAGAGAGTCAGGAAGCCCAGACTGTCTAGTTTCCTTCAAAGTTGGCAAGGATCTTGCCACTCACTCCGCCAGGGCTCCGGATTCTTATAGTAAAGAGAGCAGGCATCCTCTCTCTGAGACTTGGTAGCTTCGCTAGTCAACAGCAGAGATCACAGTTCAGATATGGTTGTTGAACCAAAGCTTCCCAGACAGAACCCAGACAGAAATACTGTGTGGTGTTCTGATCTAGAGATCAGACTGCTAGTCACGTACTGAGAACCCACAGTTCCTCTCCGAGTGCTGTGCATTCATTCCCATATGCACCTGACATTTCTCTTCCAACTCTGACTCCCCCAGCCCCTGCCACTTCTTCCTTCTCTACCTGTTAGCTTCATTCCCCCAGTGATCTCCTACCTACCTCGAAGCTTCCTAAATCCTGAATGTTTATTCACCTGCCTGCGGagctgtgtttggtgactgtcaTGTCATCCCATTTCCTGAGTCTAAATGAGAGCTGAGGCTATGATAAATCTGGTGAGACAGAAAGGACGGTGTCAAGATGTGGATCCAATCAAGGACTTTTTCACTTCATAAATGCCGACGAGGAAGCTTACATTGTGCCTACTTGCTTGTTTATAGAGATCCTGTGTTACTGCAGGAGGCTTCTCAGACTCATATGTACAGATAAACAAACTTGTGATCTCGTTTCCTGTCTTCAAGCTCCCAGGAATCACATCTTTCTCTAGAATTCCTCTTAGCAGACAAGAGCGTTGTACACACATCATCTCATTGGGAGCTCACAACAGACTCGTGTGGCCAGCAGAGCGGTACCCGTCTCCACTTTACAAATTAAGACATTAAGGCTTGAAGTTGTGGCCTGGTGAAGTTGTGTGCCGAGCCCTGACTCCTGATTCCAAGGCCAGGACACTTCCCATGTTTCATGCTGCCTCATGGTCTCGGTCTCGGACGCCAAGAGCAATGGGTTAATCTCCAGAAGGCGCTGTGAATAATTCAGAGAATCGCTGCTGTGTGTTTCTTGGACAAAGAATTATTATGCTGGCTTCCTGCGGCATTAGAGGGGGCTCAAGCTAAAGCTGTGGCTACAATGACTAACTCAGTTCTGCCTTTCGCTAGCTCTGCagctggtgagagagagagagagagagagagagagagagagagagagagagagagagaggagagatctgGTCCAAGGCATAGGTTGACAATTAAGCTATAAACCATTTAGACTATGGAAAAGGGGTTTCTACTTACTGTCCAATATTGGGGCACTTCTGTCATTGGTGACCGTCTTCTTTAGCTTCTTCCCTTTGCTGATGTCAGAGAGAAGAGCATTCCTCCCAGCCTGCTCTGTCTTGTTCAAGGTGGGCTTCTCAGTGTTAGCCTGAAAGGCAACCACATGGACTCATCTCCTGCTCTTGGGGATAAGCACTGGAGGGCTCAGTCGGACAGGGGGCTTGGTTTTGAGATTCTAGGCAATAAACTCTATGGGAGTTTTGGATTTCGTGGTCTCTTTAAGACCCAGATTCCTGGGAGCAGATAAcaccaacaaaacacaaaaatacaaagtCTGTGATAAAATCTGAACGTTCAGACCATAATCTGCCCATAAGAAGCCAGGGTGGGCTGGTCCTTTCATGTGACAGTAAGTCTGCTGCTGCTACTGGTCCTCGTCTGAGCTGTGTCCGGAAGAGCAGAGGGCCTCTCCCATCATTTAGCACTCACCTGCTGCAAGAAAATGCTGGACTTTGTCAgaccagggggggggggggttcaactCACTAAACCTTTAGAAAACAATTTCCTCCAAATATATTGACGAAAGTGCGTTTCTCTTTTAATTTGTCAGATTTATTATGGCATAATTTACGTATATTGAATCCCTCCTGTCAGCTCACATTACTATTAGTTTTGACAAACATATAGTCAAAATATGGAATAGAATATTTTTTCGTACCCCCACAATTCCCTCACGTTCATTTGACCATACCATGATATTTAGTTGCTTTGAAAGCTTAGTCTAGAGCAAATACACAGCTACTTAAAGATGTTTGGGCATTTATTCTACAATCAGAAAGTTTCTGGCTGTGAAACTGAGGTCCTGATCCTTTAGGGCTATTTTAGGAATGTGGACACTCAAGTCTAACCCATAGGCTTGAACATAAGCGCCTCTCCTGTGTGGATCCCACCCAGGGTGAATGTGGCTGCCTCAAAGCTGGCATGAGAGTCTCCTGGGCTGGCCCCGCCCTTGAGAAAGGGGTGAGATCCCAGATAAGCCAGAAGTAAAGGTGAGAAGCACATGGTTTGATGCCTCCCTCCACCTTTTATTGCCAGAGTGAGAGGCGGGAGGGCAGCTCAGCTGCACGGAGTTACTGTACACGGAGATGCAGACATGGTGAAGCAGCGAGAGATCCTTTGGCTGTGATGCTGACAGTTAAGCACCTTCTGCGTGgtgtatttcattttaatttagtcTTTATTGACCCTGTGTGTTATTTCTGCTttgcagacacaggcacacaaacccaaaacaaaaacaccaatgtAAACCTCTAGTGTAGAAAGTTAAATCATTTGGTCCAGTGGCAAGGGTGGTAAGGCTGGAGGAGGAGTTGAGGTCTGAACACTGACAGTCTGAAGCCAGGACTGTCCCCTCTCGAGAGAAGGGTGAATGTGGGCCCCCAAATGTTCCTTCCCTGTTAGTCCTCAAAAGCCCCCGGAAGCAGCCTGTGGGAGCTTCCCTGGTCTCCTTTCATACACAGTCTTCACATGGCTAACATGGCCTTGTTCTCTATTATACCTAAAGCACCATGGAGAGACCCTTAAAAGCCACCTGGTCCCTTCACTTTAAGAATGAAAATCAACTCGGATTAACTGATGAATCCACACTGGACACCCAGCCTTCCACAGTGGCTCCCCATGGCTTCGAGATTTATTTTGTCACTTGACTTCCTTATGCCAACCTCCCTCAAGTGGCAGACCAGGACCCTTAACTGTATTGCTCAACTAGGTCAGTGTCATCTGGTGACCACCAatcatctcccccttttcttctgccCTTGCTTTGAGTTCTGTAtttatatccctggctggcctcaagtctcctgcctcaacctccagagTTTAAATTACAGGTGAGCCCCCACATCTGGCTTCAAATCTTAATCCTTTAGATTCAACATTCATGATTTATAAAATCTTCTCTGTGCTgtgttattatttaatattttcattaaattcatttACTATATTATCATCTATACTCTCTTTTAATGAATACTCTCTTTAAAATTATATCACTGGCTTTTAAATCAGCCACTGGCTTTGATATGCCAatcattaatttttagaacaCATATTAAAATAAGTATATCAGCATTAAGATTCTAAAATGTAACCCATGTGCCAATTAGTAGTGATAGGCAACTCACATTTTGGGAGACATACAGATAAACCACTCTTGCCACATCAGCCAGATAAGCACGCTTTCTAATTAATCCACGCAAGGGCTGCTTTAAAATTTCATAGACTGACtcttataaaatgataaataaatatgataaaaaaaatgaGTTTGTTAAAGAGATACACAAACCCTATCTGAGAACAAACCGAACTCCCATAGAATTGCTATAAATAGTTCTAAGTGCTTAAACACAATTTCTGTCCTCATGCCCTTAGGGATGCTCACAGGAGGCTGGGGACCAATTGTTAGTAGGCCAGGGTCTCAGAAGAGTTATATAAAAGTGTGCCATGGGAACCTGGAGCAGGAGACTTTTTCttccccagcctcagtttcccagtaCAAGAAATGAAAGTGTCAGTCATCAGGGTGCAGCTCCCAAGCAGCAAAGGCTCACGTGGTGGGTGGGGCTCTGGGACGAAGTGAGTCTTGGAGCCTTCCTGCAGGTGAATGTACTAAAATTCCCCAACAGGCTCTTCCAAGGAGCAGGAGGAGTCCAGTGATGAAAGCCTTTGGGACACGGTCATCTAGGACAGGTTTAGAGGGGTGTGAGAGTGTGGggggagtgcgggggggggggaacattTGTCGAGAACAGAGTGTAAAGAGAGGGGATGGGGCAGAGAAGAAAGAG contains:
- the Wipf1 gene encoding WAS/WASL-interacting protein family member 1; its protein translation is MPVPPPPAPPPPPTFALANTEKPTLNKTEQAGRNALLSDISKGKKLKKTVTNDRSAPILDKPKGAGASAGGYGGGGGGGGGGGGGGGGSGGNFGGGGPPGLGGLFQAGMPKLRSTANRDNDSGGSRPPILPPGGRATSAKPFSPPSGPGRFPAPSPGHRSGPPEPPRNRMPPPRPDVGSKPDSLPPPVPNTPRPVPSSLHNRGSPAGLGAPRPPFPGNRGAAFGAGSARQNPSGSSSPFPRPPLPPTPSRALDDKPPPPPPPVGNRPSMHREAVPPPPSQTSKPPVPSTPRPGLGSQAPPPPPPPSRPGPPPLPPASNDEIPRLPQRNLSLTSSAPPLPSPGRSGPLPPPPSERPPPPVRDPPGRSGPLPPPPPINRNGSTARALPATPQLPSRSGMDSPRSGPRPPLPPDRPGAGAPPPPPPSTSVRNGFQDSSCEDEWESRFYFHPISDLPPPEPYVPTTKTYPSKLARNESRSGSNRRERGAPPLPPIPR